Proteins from one Malaya genurostris strain Urasoe2022 chromosome 2, Malgen_1.1, whole genome shotgun sequence genomic window:
- the LOC131429484 gene encoding zinc finger protein 883-like, with product MGSLEAESPGCKVTVDEFTNIQHIMYASDQSCSSETVKIVGMIQDNVDCTEYDIDTLVEVDEEKSVSLGISDDESLDNSKKLHHCNVCANMFESRIALIRHTNTAHFPEYVHHCRHCLSIFQTINELKLHECAKGPKIFECSECTERFHNVKDLRKHTQNIHKMTKEYTGNTTRRTNLYKCDFCPEILPNSIQLVQHGQLLHPDTFMLYPCERCEKSFGNIQSAQAHKVAHEKHYECSHCGKICPTAVSLSGHENTHTKDQPFQCVQCGRNFAQYTSMRRHMKIHFNEKAYQCDFCSKHFRQRSVMLTHRRIHTGEKPFICDTCNKTFRDHSTLAKHKRIHQKGNRREK from the coding sequence ATGGGTTCACTGGAAGCAGAATCGCCTGGATGCAAGGTTACTGTTGATGAATTCACAAATATTCAACATATTATGTATGCGTCGGATCAAAGTTGTAGTTCAGAAACGGTCAAGATTGTGGGGATGATACAAGATAATGTCGATTGTACTGAATATGACATAGACACGTTGGTAGAAGTAGATGAAGAAAAATCCGTGTCATTGGGCATTTCTGACGATGAAAGCCTCGATAATTCGAAAAAACTTCATCATTGTAATGTATGTGCAAATATGTTCGAAAGCAGAATTGCTCTTATCAGGCATACGAATACAGCACATTTCCCCGAGTATGTGCATCATTGTCGACATTgtttgtcgatttttcaaacaATCAATGAGTTGAAACTGCACGAATGTGCTAAAGgaccaaaaatttttgaatgctcCGAATGCACAGAACGTTTCCATAATGTGAAAGATCTTCGTAAGCATACACAAAACATTCACAAGATGACGAAAGAGTACACAGGAAACACGACACGAAGAACAAATTTGTATAAATGCGACTTTTGTCCAGAAATTCTCCCAAATTCGATTCAGCTTGTGCAGCATGGTCAGCTTTTGCATCCGGATACTTTCATGCTGTACCCGTGCGAGCGATGTGAAAAAAGCTTCGGAAATATTCAATCTGCTCAAGCTCATAAAGTGGCACATGAAAAGCATTACGAATGTAGTCACTGCGGTAAGATCTGTCCAACCGCAGTGTCGTTATCTGGGcatgaaaatacccatactaaAGATCAGCCATTTCAATGTGTCCAGTGCGGTCGTAACTTTGCCCAATATACGAGTATGCGTCGGCATATGAAGATTCATTTCAACGAAAAAGCTTATCAGTGTGATTTCTGTTCCAAACACTTCAGGCAACGGTCAGTAATGCTCACACACAGGCGAATCCATACAGGTGAGAAGCCGTTTATCTGCGACACCTGCAATAAAACATTTAGGGATCACAGCACATTAGCCAAGCATAAGCGAATCCATCAAAAAGGAAACCGTCGTGAAAAGTAA